One genomic region from Spirulina subsalsa PCC 9445 encodes:
- a CDS encoding PAS domain-containing protein → MKPIPLYLILAVQFTTQTLGIVGLVGYLSYHSGEQSIENLAHQLITESGRRVTLYLEKTLGIPHLVNQLNAQAIEAGNIPGFEVTETEELEAHFKQQITLFPSVSTIAIANERGGMIGSSGGTYQSSVYRTENFSQGVYTLSRLDAQGEIISHHVLSTTYDARVRPWYKAPTEAQSPVWSPIYQFLSTRPVLGISAGLPMYTATGELRGVLATDLTLEHLNYFLSTLNISPSGQVFILERSGLLVANSTDSPLYLEQEDGEMQRLAAPDSPNPLIRRVTEELTQTWGEMTWWGNAQQDTHYQGMRHFTQVVTYQDNFGLDWLIVLVIPESDFMAEVQKNLRRTLALCLVALGASVGSSLWVSRRITRSLSRLANVTEACAAGNLDQSPVGSRIEEMNHLATSLSQMVTTLQEAQQLSRNYTHQLEQEVREKTAALIEAQHIAHVGSWECDPATETVTWSEELYRIYEANPASPVPRPDLTIQHIYPKDQKRFEREIVASFDQSQSFDCDLRIITQKGNIRYIHTKGNPIYNEAGQVVKIRGTVADITPRKQVELALQESETRLRLIAENIDQVFYIKTVDNSQMLYVNSAYERVWGKSCQSLYENPNSWLDSVYPEDLEQVFNALHENKEGKENFRGEFRILKPDGSTRWIAAVNIPIYDEAGTVQYLVGTSADITHQKELELALQDSQRQLTEVLDTAIVGIVRFRIYPDLSAKYDYVSPHSAKTYGYSVEEIMRNQWRSAVYPEDWEKILVPVLQDVLQQRGIKTYEIEYRLRRKDDSICWILAHLWVQWNEGGGYWNCTVVDTDISDRKRAEIALRDSENRLQLITDSIPGCISYTDANQRYQFVNRTYELWFNCRKKDLLGQKVEDVIGKDAYSQAKRHIEQALGGELVEYEAQLPYKNGPTRYVAGVLVPDWGSNQQVQGYYALIIDISDRKRLEQALQESQTHLHNILNSVVAAITRIQVFADGSFLITDVSQGSIIISGYTPEELIADQHLWTNSIYPEDWAAVSPPMYGDIFAERSGTYEYRIKDKSGNTHWIAQTNHSRADAEQNCWYVTCLAFDITQQKHTEQALIQAKEAAEAAARAKSEFLAMISHEIRTPMNGVMGMLTLLQDSPLNSEQRSHLNIAQFSADALLTLINDILDFSKIDAGKLELDILDFDLTQHLADFAQSMALTAQAKNLELILDISQLPPVQVQGDPNRLQQILTNLVSNAIKFTQQGEILLRCHLTPENNHLRLTVAVQDTGIGIRADKIPLLFNPFTQVDTSTTRKYGGTGLGLAISRQLCQLMGGDITLTSELGRGSEFVFEVLLQTSPLPPRPLPPLNLQNLNILVLDHNPRVCAIIKQYLEPWGAQIFIPAHSLTSPREGERVLTLAQQQSLHLILFDVQLPPALQQILTQHPLFTPLPRILLTPISTPAKSQELEALGCLTALSKPIIPADLHHALSRYHNHGRVIREPSTSPPPLIMNTSEPKSTIPPTWPPNTRLLLVEDNQVNQLVFKGLLQKLGLTVDIAPNGLEVLGILQNTPLEQPYTLIFMDCQMPEMDGYEATRLIRAGQVSPQYQNTPIIALTAHVMKGDKEKCLEAGMNDYLPKPINPQSLTEMLTKWLRPEPETIPSEPSNPPTSVVFNQDALLTCLGGDLNMAVQICQFLLEDIPPDLAVLREFLVQENLSQVACKAHGLKGAAANVGGEAFRQVAFELELAAKAENLAASSEALAQLELEFTRLKAALEEWINHQQS, encoded by the coding sequence ATGAAACCCATTCCCCTCTACTTAATTTTAGCCGTTCAGTTCACCACCCAAACCCTAGGGATTGTCGGGTTAGTGGGGTATTTATCCTATCACAGTGGGGAGCAATCTATAGAAAATTTAGCCCATCAGTTAATTACAGAAAGTGGGCGGCGGGTGACATTATATCTGGAAAAAACCCTAGGTATTCCCCATTTAGTCAATCAACTTAATGCTCAAGCCATCGAAGCGGGAAATATTCCGGGGTTTGAAGTGACAGAAACCGAGGAACTCGAAGCCCATTTTAAACAACAAATTACCTTGTTTCCCTCGGTGAGTACCATTGCGATCGCTAATGAACGAGGAGGCATGATAGGATCCAGTGGCGGCACCTATCAATCCAGTGTCTACCGAACGGAGAATTTTTCCCAGGGTGTTTATACCTTATCCCGACTGGATGCACAAGGGGAAATTATCAGCCATCACGTTCTTTCCACCACCTATGATGCTCGGGTTCGCCCTTGGTATAAAGCCCCAACAGAAGCCCAAAGCCCTGTTTGGAGTCCCATCTATCAATTCCTCAGCACCCGCCCTGTGTTGGGGATTTCGGCAGGTTTACCCATGTACACAGCCACCGGAGAACTCCGAGGGGTTCTCGCTACCGATCTCACCCTAGAACATTTAAACTATTTTTTAAGCACTCTCAATATTAGTCCATCAGGACAAGTCTTTATTCTCGAACGCTCCGGCTTATTAGTCGCCAATTCCACCGACTCGCCCCTCTATCTTGAACAAGAAGACGGGGAAATGCAGCGACTAGCCGCCCCAGATAGCCCAAATCCCCTCATTCGCCGCGTAACAGAAGAACTTACCCAAACTTGGGGCGAGATGACTTGGTGGGGCAATGCCCAACAAGACACCCACTATCAAGGAATGCGCCATTTTACCCAAGTCGTCACCTATCAGGATAATTTCGGCCTAGATTGGCTGATTGTGTTGGTGATACCAGAATCCGATTTTATGGCCGAAGTCCAGAAAAATTTACGCCGCACCCTAGCTTTATGTTTGGTAGCTTTGGGGGCATCGGTGGGCAGTAGTCTGTGGGTATCTCGACGGATTACGCGCTCTCTGTCGCGTTTGGCTAACGTGACGGAAGCTTGTGCGGCCGGGAATTTAGACCAGTCGCCCGTTGGCAGTCGCATTGAAGAGATGAATCACCTCGCCACCTCCCTCAGCCAAATGGTGACGACACTCCAAGAAGCCCAACAATTGAGTCGCAACTATACTCACCAGCTAGAACAAGAGGTGAGGGAAAAAACGGCCGCCCTGATCGAAGCGCAACACATCGCCCATGTGGGAAGCTGGGAATGTGATCCGGCGACGGAAACTGTAACCTGGTCTGAGGAATTGTATCGCATTTATGAGGCGAATCCCGCCTCTCCTGTTCCCCGGCCGGATTTAACGATTCAACACATTTACCCAAAAGATCAAAAACGTTTTGAACGGGAAATTGTAGCCTCTTTTGATCAGAGTCAATCCTTTGACTGTGATTTACGGATCATTACTCAAAAGGGCAATATCCGCTATATCCACACCAAGGGCAACCCCATCTATAATGAGGCGGGGCAAGTGGTGAAGATTCGGGGAACTGTGGCCGATATTACCCCTCGTAAACAGGTGGAACTAGCCCTACAAGAAAGTGAAACTCGGTTGCGCTTGATTGCGGAAAATATCGACCAAGTGTTTTATATCAAAACGGTGGATAATAGCCAGATGCTCTATGTGAATTCAGCTTATGAGCGCGTTTGGGGCAAATCTTGTCAAAGTTTATATGAAAACCCCAATTCTTGGCTAGATAGTGTTTATCCTGAAGATTTAGAGCAAGTGTTTAACGCCCTCCATGAGAATAAAGAAGGGAAAGAGAATTTTCGGGGAGAGTTTCGTATCCTGAAACCGGACGGTTCTACCCGGTGGATTGCGGCGGTGAATATCCCCATTTATGATGAGGCGGGGACTGTGCAGTATTTAGTGGGGACTTCGGCAGATATTACCCATCAAAAGGAATTAGAACTGGCTTTGCAAGATTCCCAGCGTCAGTTAACGGAAGTTCTCGATACGGCCATTGTGGGGATTGTGCGTTTTCGCATCTATCCCGATTTGTCGGCCAAGTATGATTATGTCTCGCCCCACTCTGCCAAAACCTATGGCTACAGTGTGGAGGAAATCATGCGGAATCAGTGGCGCTCGGCAGTTTATCCCGAAGATTGGGAAAAGATCCTAGTTCCGGTTTTGCAAGATGTTTTGCAACAACGAGGCATCAAAACCTATGAGATTGAATACCGTCTGCGACGCAAGGATGATTCTATCTGCTGGATTTTGGCTCATCTGTGGGTGCAGTGGAATGAAGGGGGGGGCTATTGGAATTGTACGGTGGTGGATACGGATATTAGCGATCGCAAACGGGCAGAAATTGCCCTGCGAGACAGCGAAAACCGCCTACAACTGATTACCGATTCAATCCCCGGTTGTATTTCCTACACCGATGCCAACCAGCGTTATCAGTTCGTCAATCGCACCTATGAGCTTTGGTTCAACTGTCGCAAAAAAGACCTCCTCGGCCAAAAAGTGGAAGATGTCATCGGCAAGGATGCCTATAGCCAGGCTAAAAGGCATATTGAACAAGCCCTAGGAGGGGAACTGGTGGAATATGAAGCCCAACTCCCCTATAAAAACGGACCGACGCGCTATGTAGCGGGGGTATTAGTGCCGGATTGGGGGAGTAACCAACAGGTGCAAGGGTATTATGCCTTGATTATTGATATTAGCGATCGCAAGCGCCTCGAACAAGCCCTCCAAGAATCCCAAACCCACCTACACAATATCCTCAATAGTGTAGTGGCCGCCATTACCCGCATTCAGGTTTTTGCCGATGGCAGTTTCTTAATCACCGATGTTTCCCAAGGCAGTATCATCATTTCCGGTTATACTCCCGAAGAACTGATTGCTGATCAACACCTCTGGACAAACTCCATCTATCCTGAAGATTGGGCTGCCGTCTCCCCCCCAATGTATGGGGATATTTTCGCCGAACGTTCCGGCACTTATGAGTATCGGATTAAAGATAAATCGGGAAACACGCACTGGATTGCCCAAACTAACCACTCCCGCGCTGATGCAGAACAAAACTGTTGGTATGTCACCTGTCTCGCCTTTGATATTACCCAGCAGAAACACACCGAACAAGCCCTCATTCAAGCCAAAGAAGCCGCCGAAGCCGCCGCCCGAGCGAAAAGTGAGTTTCTCGCCATGATTAGCCATGAAATTAGAACCCCCATGAATGGGGTCATGGGGATGTTAACCTTACTCCAAGATAGTCCCTTGAATTCCGAACAGCGATCGCACCTCAACATCGCCCAATTCAGCGCCGATGCCCTCCTCACCCTCATTAACGACATCCTCGACTTCTCCAAAATCGACGCAGGCAAACTAGAACTAGACATCCTCGACTTTGACCTCACCCAACACCTCGCCGACTTTGCCCAAAGTATGGCCCTCACCGCCCAAGCCAAAAACCTCGAACTCATCCTAGACATCTCCCAACTGCCCCCCGTGCAAGTCCAAGGCGATCCCAATCGTCTCCAACAAATCCTGACTAATCTCGTCAGCAACGCCATTAAATTCACCCAACAAGGCGAGATCCTCCTCCGTTGCCACCTCACCCCAGAAAACAATCATCTACGTCTCACCGTCGCCGTACAAGATACAGGTATTGGCATCCGGGCCGATAAAATCCCCCTGTTATTTAACCCCTTCACCCAAGTAGACACCAGCACCACCCGCAAATATGGCGGCACCGGGTTAGGATTAGCCATTAGTCGCCAACTCTGCCAACTCATGGGGGGAGATATTACCCTCACCAGTGAACTCGGGCGAGGCAGTGAATTTGTCTTTGAAGTCCTGCTACAAACCAGTCCCCTCCCCCCTCGTCCTCTTCCTCCCCTCAATCTCCAAAACCTTAACATCTTAGTCCTAGACCACAATCCCCGCGTTTGTGCCATCATCAAGCAATATCTCGAACCATGGGGCGCCCAAATTTTTATCCCCGCTCATTCCCTCACCTCCCCCAGAGAAGGCGAAAGAGTGCTAACACTCGCTCAACAACAATCCCTTCATCTCATCCTATTTGATGTTCAACTCCCCCCCGCCCTACAACAAATCCTCACCCAGCATCCCCTGTTTACCCCCCTCCCCCGTATCCTACTCACACCCATCAGCACCCCTGCCAAATCCCAAGAATTAGAAGCTTTGGGTTGTCTCACCGCCCTGAGTAAACCGATCATTCCCGCCGATCTCCACCATGCCCTAAGCCGCTACCATAATCATGGTAGGGTCATCCGAGAACCATCAACCTCACCCCCACCTCTGATTATGAATACATCTGAACCAAAATCTACCATCCCTCCCACTTGGCCTCCTAACACCCGTCTCCTCCTCGTAGAAGATAATCAAGTGAATCAACTGGTGTTTAAAGGGTTGCTGCAAAAACTAGGGTTAACCGTTGATATTGCCCCCAACGGTTTAGAAGTGCTGGGCATTTTACAAAATACCCCTCTCGAACAGCCTTATACTTTAATTTTTATGGACTGTCAGATGCCCGAAATGGACGGTTATGAAGCCACCCGTCTGATTCGAGCAGGACAAGTCAGCCCCCAGTATCAAAACACCCCCATCATTGCCTTAACCGCTCATGTGATGAAAGGGGATAAAGAGAAATGTTTAGAAGCAGGGATGAATGATTATCTCCCCAAACCCATCAACCCCCAAAGTTTGACCGAAATGCTCACAAAATGGCTACGTCCTGAACCCGAAACCATCCCTTCTGAACCCTCAAATCCCCCCACCTCTGTAGTTTTCAATCAGGACGCTCTCCTCACCTGTTTAGGCGGCGACCTTAACATGGCTGTACAAATTTGTCAATTCTTATTAGAAGATATTCCCCCAGATTTAGCCGTGCTGCGTGAATTTTTGGTCCAGGAAAATCTGTCCCAAGTCGCTTGTAAAGCTCATGGCTTAAAAGGTGCCGCGGCAAACGTTGGCGGCGAAGCCTTTCGTCAGGTGGCCTTTGAATTAGAACTAGCGGCAAAAGCGGAAAATCTTGCAGCCTCTTCTGAAGCTTTAGCCCAATTAGAGTTAGAATTCACCCGCTTGAAAGCCGCTTTAGAAGAGTGGATTAACCACCAACAGTCATAA
- a CDS encoding EAL domain-containing protein: MIESNPNPLPSQPSHPADQSIDQSSDDFSSVVLNSTSSPDYWIAEKPTRSWKERESIVKRITAQIRDSLDLKTILDSTVREIRSFLNVDRTKIYRFSPDASGEVIAEALQPDSLPSLLGLHFPAGDIPPYARQMFIQTRQRVIVDVNAGQKTCQTLNLDHQDGLEWGETAYVPVDPCHQEYLRAMGVVSSLVLPILTREGLWGLFVVHHQESRQYSDRELQIVQLVVDQVSIAIAQAQLLQQAQQQAEHEAALNAVSNILHATPNALQKPQKILEITVQATGSDGGRLYILSENNQPTQLHHVGIQPRSLMLEETPFWQNILTTCIPTIAPQPTTQGELWEQAIGNLKDSPQLQVHYIEDVKTHPQFQDLLSLQEAPNFGEQKIRSLLVIPLRYQQRCIGCLTLFRQELETATLWAGRTHSDHRNYLPRRSFEAWREISRDIPPQWSLEEIKLAQAIGLQIYMAVMERHVKAMLHHQAYHDHLTGLPNRMLFNDNLNLALANTRVGRGELMAVLFLDLDGFKTINDTLGHYIGDEILIRVGQRLRTSLPPEAIVARWGGDEFTILLCPLRAPHNANLTAQKILTLLNVPFNCQGKELYVKGSIGIAIAPYHGEDSQTLLKHADAALYEAKQKGRNIFQLYTSKLGTQAQQRLLLEHSLYKALERQEFSLHYQPQLCLNSQKIVGMEALIRWYSPEHGWISPAQFIPLAEETGLINNIGNWVLETACQDINKWQKLNSGDVPIAVNLSPRQFQKNDLLKTILELLNKLSIPPHLLELEITESIAMQDVKHTISVLRNLQQLGIKIAMDDFGTGYSSLAALKYFPLDKLKIDQSFIRDLTLDAQDAAIVKSVIALGHGLNLTVVAEGVETQTQLDWLKSMGCDLAQGYFISRPLAESDARAMIC; encoded by the coding sequence ATGATTGAATCAAACCCCAACCCCTTGCCATCACAGCCAAGTCATCCGGCGGATCAATCTATAGATCAATCTTCAGATGATTTCTCTTCTGTCGTATTAAATTCTACCTCGTCTCCAGATTATTGGATAGCCGAAAAACCGACTCGTTCCTGGAAAGAACGAGAAAGTATTGTCAAACGCATCACGGCGCAAATTCGGGACTCTCTGGATTTAAAGACGATTTTAGACAGTACCGTGCGAGAAATTCGCAGTTTCCTAAATGTAGACCGGACGAAGATTTATCGATTTTCCCCGGATGCCAGTGGGGAAGTGATTGCCGAAGCCCTACAACCGGATAGTTTACCGTCCTTATTGGGGTTACACTTTCCGGCCGGAGATATTCCTCCCTATGCCCGACAAATGTTCATTCAAACCCGTCAACGGGTGATTGTGGACGTGAATGCTGGGCAAAAAACCTGTCAAACCCTCAACCTAGATCATCAAGACGGACTGGAATGGGGAGAAACCGCCTATGTTCCGGTAGATCCTTGTCATCAGGAATATTTAAGGGCTATGGGGGTGGTGTCTTCTCTGGTGCTGCCCATCTTAACCCGTGAGGGGTTATGGGGGTTATTTGTGGTGCATCACCAAGAGAGTCGGCAGTATAGCGATCGCGAATTGCAAATTGTCCAGTTAGTGGTGGATCAAGTTTCCATTGCGATCGCCCAAGCTCAACTGTTACAACAAGCCCAACAACAGGCCGAACATGAAGCCGCCCTCAACGCCGTGAGTAATATTCTCCACGCCACCCCCAACGCCCTCCAAAAACCCCAAAAAATCCTAGAAATCACCGTCCAAGCGACAGGGAGTGACGGGGGACGACTCTATATCCTCTCCGAAAACAACCAACCCACCCAACTCCATCATGTGGGCATTCAACCCCGTTCATTAATGTTAGAAGAAACCCCTTTCTGGCAAAATATCCTCACTACCTGTATCCCCACGATTGCACCACAACCCACCACCCAGGGCGAACTCTGGGAGCAAGCCATCGGAAACCTCAAAGATAGCCCCCAACTGCAAGTTCACTACATTGAGGATGTGAAAACCCATCCCCAATTCCAAGACCTTCTCTCCCTACAGGAGGCGCCCAACTTTGGGGAACAGAAAATCCGCTCCTTGTTAGTGATTCCCCTGCGCTATCAACAGCGTTGTATCGGCTGTTTAACCCTATTTCGTCAAGAACTTGAAACCGCCACACTCTGGGCAGGACGCACCCACTCAGACCATCGGAATTATCTCCCTCGGCGTTCCTTTGAAGCGTGGCGAGAAATTAGCCGAGACATTCCCCCCCAATGGAGTCTAGAGGAAATTAAACTCGCCCAGGCCATTGGTTTACAGATTTATATGGCCGTCATGGAACGCCACGTTAAGGCCATGTTGCACCATCAGGCCTATCATGATCACCTCACCGGACTCCCCAACCGGATGTTATTCAACGATAACCTGAACCTTGCTCTGGCCAATACCCGTGTAGGACGAGGGGAACTGATGGCCGTTTTATTCCTCGACTTAGACGGTTTTAAAACCATTAACGACACCCTAGGTCACTATATCGGCGATGAAATTTTAATCCGCGTCGGTCAACGATTGCGTACCTCTCTCCCCCCCGAGGCCATTGTAGCCCGGTGGGGAGGGGATGAATTTACCATCCTTCTCTGTCCCCTGCGCGCCCCCCACAATGCCAATTTAACCGCCCAGAAAATTCTAACCCTACTCAATGTTCCCTTTAACTGCCAAGGGAAAGAGTTATACGTTAAAGGCAGCATCGGGATTGCGATCGCCCCCTACCACGGCGAAGACTCCCAAACCCTACTGAAACACGCCGATGCCGCCCTCTACGAAGCCAAACAAAAAGGGCGTAATATCTTCCAACTTTACACCAGCAAGCTAGGCACCCAAGCCCAACAACGCTTGCTTTTAGAACATAGTTTATATAAAGCCCTCGAACGTCAAGAGTTTAGCCTTCATTATCAGCCTCAACTCTGTTTAAACAGCCAGAAAATTGTCGGCATGGAAGCCTTAATCCGGTGGTACTCCCCAGAACATGGCTGGATTTCTCCTGCTCAATTTATCCCCCTCGCCGAAGAGACTGGACTGATTAATAACATTGGGAACTGGGTTTTAGAAACTGCTTGTCAAGATATTAACAAATGGCAAAAATTAAACTCTGGTGATGTTCCCATTGCCGTTAATTTATCCCCCCGACAATTTCAAAAAAACGACTTATTAAAAACAATTTTAGAGTTGCTTAATAAACTCTCTATTCCTCCCCATTTGCTCGAATTAGAAATTACCGAAAGTATTGCCATGCAAGATGTTAAGCATACCATCTCTGTATTACGGAATTTACAACAGTTGGGGATTAAAATTGCTATGGATGATTTCGGAACAGGTTACTCTTCTTTAGCAGCCTTGAAATATTTTCCCTTAGACAAACTCAAAATAGATCAATCCTTTATCCGAGATTTAACACTTGACGCACAAGATGCAGCTATTGTCAAGTCCGTTATTGCCCTGGGACATGGTTTGAATTTAACCGTGGTGGCGGAAGGGGTGGAAACCCAAACCCAGTTAGATTGGTTAAAATCAATGGGGTGTGATCTCGCTCAAGGCTATTTTATTAGTCGTCCTCTTGCAGAATCTGACGCTAGAGCCATGATTTGTTAA
- a CDS encoding FAD-binding oxidoreductase, which produces MTRLIAHVVESWTDVDFVTGEKLPLPWQKALEKTGLSSQGILFPRRMEALSEIVAWAQREHCPLLIAGRGNQLSWGGLPQGIEAVVSTQNLNQIVDHAVGDLTVTVEAGVTLEDLQTQLAPTGQFLPLDSAGTATLGGLVATAEAGSWRHRYGGVRDLVLGLSFVRGDGAIAKAGGRVVKNVAGYDLMKLFTGSYGTLGAITQITFRTYPIPDASSTLLLMGGKSAIAALQHTLITSPLTPTRADLLSPSLVQKLNLGQGLGLVVRFQSIPASVQQQQDQLMSLGQQVGLTCAVYKEAEETQLWQALQTINQPATPEGITAKLALLPSEILPFFDHLDLVTQHQGLALLHTSSGLGKLQLTGENAPEQLEKLRAFCQVHQGFITLLEAPVSLKQEVDPWGYSGNAWGMMKQIKQKFDPANIFSPGRFF; this is translated from the coding sequence ATGACCAGGCTAATCGCCCATGTAGTTGAGTCTTGGACAGATGTAGATTTTGTGACCGGGGAAAAGCTTCCTTTGCCTTGGCAAAAAGCGTTAGAAAAGACGGGGTTATCCTCCCAAGGAATTTTATTTCCGCGCAGGATGGAGGCGTTGAGTGAAATTGTCGCTTGGGCGCAAAGAGAACACTGTCCTCTCCTGATCGCAGGGCGGGGTAATCAATTAAGTTGGGGCGGCCTTCCCCAAGGAATTGAAGCGGTGGTCAGTACCCAAAACCTCAATCAGATTGTTGATCATGCGGTGGGGGATTTAACCGTTACGGTGGAGGCGGGTGTCACCTTAGAGGACTTGCAGACCCAATTAGCCCCCACGGGGCAGTTTTTACCCCTAGACTCGGCCGGGACAGCGACCTTGGGGGGGCTAGTGGCGACGGCCGAGGCGGGAAGTTGGCGACATCGTTATGGGGGGGTGCGGGATTTGGTGCTGGGTTTGTCCTTTGTGCGGGGGGATGGTGCGATCGCCAAGGCCGGAGGGCGAGTGGTAAAAAACGTGGCTGGGTATGACTTGATGAAGTTATTCACCGGGTCCTATGGTACCTTGGGGGCAATTACCCAAATCACGTTTCGCACCTACCCGATTCCTGATGCCTCTAGCACTTTATTGTTAATGGGGGGCAAAAGTGCGATCGCCGCCCTCCAACATACCCTCATCACCTCCCCCCTCACCCCCACCCGTGCCGATTTACTCTCCCCCTCCCTCGTCCAAAAACTCAATCTCGGTCAAGGCCTTGGTCTAGTCGTCCGTTTTCAGAGTATCCCCGCCAGTGTCCAACAGCAACAAGACCAACTGATGAGTCTCGGTCAACAAGTGGGTTTAACCTGTGCCGTGTACAAAGAAGCAGAGGAAACTCAACTCTGGCAAGCCCTGCAAACCATTAACCAGCCCGCCACCCCAGAAGGGATTACCGCCAAACTTGCCCTCCTCCCGTCGGAAATATTGCCCTTTTTCGACCATTTAGACCTTGTAACTCAACACCAAGGGTTAGCCCTTCTCCATACCAGTAGCGGACTGGGGAAACTCCAACTCACCGGGGAAAATGCCCCCGAACAACTGGAGAAACTACGGGCTTTCTGTCAAGTTCACCAAGGATTTATCACGTTATTAGAAGCGCCTGTTAGTCTAAAACAAGAGGTTGATCCTTGGGGATATAGTGGCAACGCTTGGGGAATGATGAAACAAATTAAACAGAAATTTGATCCAGCAAATATCTTTAGTCCGGGTCGTTTTTTTTAA
- a CDS encoding sugar O-acetyltransferase: MNKEKAKMLAGELYNANDPELLAERSHTRDLLARLNQSRPQDQNLRAEIYGALFAAVGCSLVIEPPFYCDYGKNITLGDRVFLNFNCVILDPARVEIGDDVFFGPGVQLYTATHPLDYRLRRTGVESAHPITINSDVWIGGGAIICPGVSIGAGSVIGAGSVVTKDVAPGVVVAGNPARVIRSL; encoded by the coding sequence TTGAACAAAGAAAAAGCCAAAATGCTGGCGGGGGAACTTTACAATGCGAATGATCCCGAACTCCTCGCCGAACGTTCTCACACTCGGGATTTACTGGCTCGTCTGAATCAGAGTCGCCCTCAAGACCAGAACTTGAGAGCGGAAATCTACGGGGCTTTATTTGCGGCGGTGGGTTGTTCTCTGGTGATTGAACCGCCCTTTTATTGTGATTATGGGAAAAATATCACCCTGGGAGATCGGGTTTTCTTGAATTTCAACTGTGTTATCCTTGACCCGGCAAGGGTTGAGATTGGCGATGATGTGTTTTTTGGCCCGGGTGTGCAACTCTACACGGCGACCCATCCTCTGGATTACCGCCTCCGTCGCACTGGGGTAGAATCTGCCCATCCCATCACCATTAATTCTGATGTTTGGATTGGCGGAGGGGCAATCATTTGTCCGGGGGTCAGTATTGGCGCAGGGTCAGTGATTGGGGCGGGTTCTGTGGTTACAAAGGACGTAGCCCCGGGGGTTGTGGTCGCCGGGAATCCTGCCCGAGTGATTCGTTCTCTTTGA
- a CDS encoding RRXRR domain-containing protein — protein MLRIPVLSPDGKPLMPTKPSRARRWIRDGVAVGKWSDVGMFYVQLTQQPSGENTQTIAVGVDPGKLYSGIGVQSPKATLFLAHLILPFQTVKDRMDQRRMMRRGRRGRRINRQVAYSQRAHRQKRFDNRGQSKLPPSIRANRQLELRVVTELCHLFPVSKIVYEYVKAKGSKSFSPVMVGQKVMLGWLSKLASVKTQFGYETASIRTQLGLVKSKDKSAQTPESHAVDGLALACSELIKYEPFHTANTRGQTWRGSVALTSSVFNVIHRPPVSRRQLHLMVPAKGGARRKYGGTTTRHGVRKGDIVRAEMAGRVYVGWVSGDTQRQVSVSNADWKRLGQFTASKVSLIARSTNLVVSGASLAQPARSAYPRNHRSYPSPTCVPRGGGISEVF, from the coding sequence ATGCTACGAATTCCAGTTCTATCACCTGACGGGAAACCGTTAATGCCAACCAAGCCCAGCCGCGCTCGTCGCTGGATTCGGGATGGAGTGGCTGTGGGCAAGTGGTCGGATGTGGGGATGTTTTACGTCCAACTGACCCAGCAACCATCTGGGGAAAACACTCAAACCATTGCGGTTGGGGTTGACCCCGGAAAATTGTATTCCGGTATCGGAGTGCAATCACCCAAAGCCACCCTATTTCTAGCACACCTGATTCTGCCGTTCCAGACGGTCAAAGACCGGATGGATCAACGTCGAATGATGCGACGTGGACGCAGGGGGCGCAGAATTAACCGCCAGGTTGCCTATTCCCAACGCGCCCACAGACAGAAGCGATTCGATAACCGCGGACAGAGTAAACTGCCTCCCAGTATTCGGGCCAATCGCCAGCTTGAATTACGGGTCGTGACTGAGTTATGCCATCTGTTTCCCGTTAGCAAGATTGTCTACGAATACGTGAAAGCAAAAGGCTCAAAATCCTTCTCCCCTGTGATGGTCGGGCAAAAAGTGATGTTAGGTTGGTTGTCAAAACTAGCATCAGTTAAGACTCAATTCGGCTACGAAACGGCTAGTATCAGGACTCAGCTAGGGCTGGTTAAGTCGAAAGACAAATCGGCTCAAACGCCTGAAAGCCATGCAGTTGATGGGTTAGCTCTGGCCTGTTCTGAATTGATCAAGTACGAACCGTTCCACACAGCCAACACTCGCGGCCAGACTTGGAGGGGTTCAGTTGCGTTAACGTCTTCGGTTTTCAATGTAATTCATAGACCTCCGGTTTCACGTAGACAACTGCATCTGATGGTTCCAGCCAAGGGTGGTGCACGCCGCAAGTATGGTGGCACAACCACACGACATGGAGTTCGCAAAGGTGACATTGTTCGCGCTGAAATGGCAGGTCGAGTTTACGTCGGGTGGGTGAGTGGCGACACCCAACGACAAGTATCTGTGAGTAATGCCGACTGGAAGCGGTTAGGGCAATTCACCGCTTCAAAAGTCTCTTTGATTGCCCGTAGCACAAATTTGGTAGTTTCGGGGGCATCGTTGGCGCAGCCTGCGCGGAGCGCATACCCCCGAAACCACCGCTCCTATCCCTCCCCCACCTGCGTTCCGCGAGGTGGGGGTATCTCGGAGGTGTTTTGA